DNA sequence from the Ctenopharyngodon idella isolate HZGC_01 chromosome 14, HZGC01, whole genome shotgun sequence genome:
GGGGCATTtacatgacactgttttcaactaaaaaactaaaaaaaaaatttagtgtGTTTTGCCCATACATTTAAACGTTTTTGTGTAAAGTACAAaatgcgaatttgtgaaaacggtgacttCATGCGCATGCattttacatgttcagtctataggcgcatagtgtttctttacaaagtgacatcgccaactactggcctggcatgaataatacagcgtttttaagttgttttcgtagatccgtgtgaacggggatcgttttgacaacgctGTCCTCTGTAcgcaaaacatttcaaaaacgcaaaagaaaagcttttccatttttagtacatcgttgttctATAAACCCACTAACTATTCAGTTTTGCACATGCTTAGTTTTGCAAAGCCCTAATTGTAATACTTGCTGAATTGTGATTGGCAGAAATCCAGGTTACATGATTTATTAATGGAAAGTGGAGCATAATTAGAGACTCAGTCTACACTGAATGCATGTTGCCACTCTAATCAACGAAACTGTCTAGACTACAAGGGCTCTGATGATTATTATGGAGCAATCTAGTTTTGCCGTGTtggtttctctctttctctttatgCCTATTGTTGGGTTTACATCTATCCGTACCCTTATTGTTGCCTTGTAAGTGCTGGGAATTCTTTCAGGGAATGTAGATCTAGTTATACTACATGATTTACATAATGGTGAATTCCATGTTTCTAAGCATAAGGtcataaaatgtattaactCTACATTTACACAGAATTCACAGTTTATGTTTGAGGTTCCTTTAGCGGTTGTtcttttccctcttttttttaaactgtgttTTTCCTCTCAGAATGAAATGCTGGAGGAGGGGCATGAGTATGCCGTCATGCTGTACACCTGGAGGAGCTGCTCTAGAGCCATTCctcaggtacacacacacacgacatcTGATGCAGTTAACTGTGGTCCAATGAGAGGTGTATTCTTAGTACTCTAGTAAAATTCATACACGCTTTGGCCTACTAGCCCACATACACTTTTACTATCAGGTGTGTCAGTGCGGAAGAGGAACTCAGTATGAACATGCTAGTGTATCATCAAGTTGCATTTGCATAGATTTTATTGAAGTTTTTCAAATACTGCTGCCAAGTGCCAGCATTCAAAatactgtgtgtgttatgtgttgCATGAATGGActtttattttaagatatgctcTCCACCATTATCTCCTTGTTTGGAGAGAGTCCGAAACCCTTTTCATTTGTTTATCTAAAAGAGATAATTGAAATGACCAAGTTCAGCAGCATGACTGCTCTGCACAACTAACTCATTATTCATAATCTCATTTCTGAATCCAGCAATTTTAATGTCGCCCTCTTGTGTGTATCAGGTGAAGTGCAACGAGCAGCCAAACCGAGTGGAGATCTATGAGAAGACTGTGGAGGTGCTGGAACCTGAGGTCACCAAACTCATGAAGTTCATGTACTTCCAGGTGAGAGAGGAATAAAACTCTTTAAActctattcattttttattaattcttaaatgtcatgttcatcaaacaacaatacaagacaagacaagaaaaagagaaaaacactcATTGCTTTTAATTGTATTTCTTGTGTATTTTTGACTCTTTACTTTATTGGTTTATGAAAGAAACGTTAACTTAATACTTAAACTACatgcaatttaatttatttatattaagatGTAACTTTTCAAATAAAGGAGTGTGAAAAATAGCGTATTAGTTTTTGCTGAGCTATCAAAATTGATTTTAAGAATCGTGACATTTCATTAGTACATGGTAATAACATTGATATCCCTCCTTCTAGCGCAAGGCCATTGAACGTTTTTGCAGCGAGGTAAAGCGACTTTGTCATGCTGAACGCAGGAAGGACTTTGTATCCGAGGCCTACCTGCTCACTTTAGGAAAGTTCATCAACATGTTTGCTGTGCTGGATGAACTGAAGAACATGAAGTGCAGTGTAAAAAATGACCACTCTGCTTACAAAAGGTATTACAGGGTCATGCTTATGTTTAAGGAAAAGGGATTTTccatgaaacacacacacacacacatgtttggggttggtaagattttttttatgtttttgaaagaagtgtcagtaacactttagtttagggtccaattttcactattaactagttgcttattagcatgcatattactaggagaTTGGCTCTTTATTAGTGCTTATAAAACACATGTTAATGCCTTATACTACATGGCCATATTCTCTATCCTTTAATcatacccaatacctaaacttaacaactaccttactgactattaataagcagtaattaggagtttattaaggcaaaagtcgtagttaatactgagaattggaccctaatctataGTGTAACCGAAGAAAaactcactgaccccaaacttttatatggtagagagtgtgtgtgaaatatatatatcatgtttCTTTCGATCTCTAAAATTTCTTTATCTCTATTTCTTCTTTACAGAGCAGCTCAGTTCCTGAGAAAGATGGCTGACCCACAGTCCATCCAGGAGTCCCAAAACCTCTCTATGTTTttagccaatcacaacagaatTACACAGGTACATTTAACTTCACATATGAtactttaaaggaataattcacccaaaatgtacattattttatattctatattaactttatttgctttatatttctcatgtcattcccAATTTGTATgctgtacatttttaataattgttcttGTACTTGTTCAGCTCTTGCAATTCAATGACagttaattctgacttttaaaaACTCTAGtaaaggctaaaaaaaaaacactagaaaggcagcataaaagtggtccatacagTTTATGAAGCTATAATTGTGTGTGGAAAAGcctgaaataattttttttttttttttttttttttttttttgtatgtgtgtggatAACCTTGCCTTCCTCCAAAGCTTCTCTGTTCATCTTTCATTTGGACAATGACatgcagtgttttgttttgtgcgaTGTTTGTCCAGTGTCTGCACCAACAGCTGGAGGTGATCCCAGGTTATGAGGAGCTGCTGGCTGATATTGTCAACATCTGTGTGGATTACTATGAAAACAAGATGTACTTGACACCCAGTGAGAAACACATGCTGCTAAAGGTGAGCGCATCCATTCCTGCTGAAGCCTTTAAGACTCGACTGAAAGAGAACTTCACAAATGAAGGTATGGCTCTATGTTTCAGGTCATGGGTTTTGGCCTGTACTTGATGGATGGAAATGTCAGCAACATCTATAAGCTGGACGCAAAGAAAAGGATAAACCTCAGCAAAATCGACAAGTTCTTTAAGGTGAAGACAAACTGTCTGGTTCTCATGAAAACAGGGTTTTTTTTCGTCATAATACTCTGTTTGTATTGACTGTTTGGATGCTTCACAGCTCCAGGTCGTGCCCCTGTTTGGAGACATGCAGATCGAGCTGTCACGGTACATAGAAACAAGCGCCCACTATGAAGAGAACAAGTCCAAGTGAGTGATCGTCTACTGCTAAAGATCAAATGAACAGATGTCCTGCATGATTTAAAAGCATTAGGGTTGCTTTCTGTGTGatacttgttttgttttgttttttttcagcattatttgtCTGGTTAACAAAaagtaaacagttatttttgaaCTTGACCCTGTAACCATTtaggtcagtaagttttttttttttttttttttaaataaagaaattaatacttttattcagcaaggacaaaaaagtgaaagtaaaggcatgtataatgttacaaaatatttatgtttcaaataaatgctgttcttttaaactttctgttcatgaaaggatcctgaaaaaaactgtttccacaaaaatattatcatcaatcaacattgataataataagaaatgtctcttgagcaagaaatcagcatattagaattgtttctaaaggatcatgtgaaactaaagactggagtaatggctactgaaaatttagctttgccatcacatgaacaaattacattttaaaatgtattaaaatatattattttaaattgtaataatgttttatagtaTGTGTCGGAATgctaatttcgagctacaggcaaaacaagggaaaaatgtcagttttggtCGAAagtgaggttttcacaaaaatgagtttattaagccctcatctagcgatcccaatgctctaaatagcaattaaacatctaaaagtatctttatttgtacagtTTCTGaaaggagtacctttcctttgaccataaaaaaaatgcagttttcctCTGCTCGCTTCTCACCGACTGGCGCTtcccctcagcacaagtttggtatcatTGTAAAGCACAGCATttcaactttgtgaatattcatagcgaattcttgatggcatgagtctgaaccaatgaaatgtgattgtcaaactcatgctgatgtaaacaaaacgatcttactcgcactgactgacagatccgaagcaGTGCACAAAGACGCCTCTTTTTTTTGTCGGATTCCAGTAAattatacatcattttgaaggtttttaatagagaatgtgagaatatatattatttgtcatatacattttgtcagcatgggtcacatattactgtttttactgatttgaacaaataaatgtagcaaTGGTGATCTTAAGagacttcttaaaaaaaaaaaacattacagaccccaagtgtttgaatggtaatgtacatctctctctctctctctctctctctccccctctctctctctctctctctctctctctctctctctcaggtggACCTGCACTCAGAGCAGCATCAGTCCGCAGTATAACCTGTGCGAACAGATGGTGCAGATCAGAGAAGACCACATCCGCTTCATCTCTGAGCTGGCGCGCTACAGTAACAGTGAGGTGGTGACCGGCTCTGGACTGGACAGTCAGAAGTCTGATGAGGAATACAGGGAGCTCTTTGACTTGGCGCTCAGAGGACTGCAGCTTCTGTCCAAGTGGAGCACTCATGTCATGGAAGTGGTACGTCTGAGATCATGCAAACAGTTTTCAGCATTCAGTTCTCCATTTGTCATGCATTTCAACCATCTTCTCTTCCTCTAGTACTCTTGGAAACTGGTCCACCCAACCGATAAATTCTGTAATAAGGACTGTCCCGGCACAGCTGAGGAGTATGAACGCGCTACTCGCTACAACTACACCAGCGAGGAGAAGTTTGCCTTGGTGGAGGTCATTGCTATGATCAAGGGTCTTCAGGTTCTGATGGGCCGGATGGAGAGCGTGTTCAACCAGGCCATCAGGCACACCATCTACTCCGCCCTCCAGGACTTTGCACAGGTGACCCTGAGAGAGCCACTCAGACAGGCTGTGCGCAAGAAGAAGAACGTCCTCATTAGGTAAGAAGTTCACCACGTAAAAAATGACATACTTTTTGGGGCATTGCTTATCTTCTTGCTTTCCTGTAGTGTTCTTCAGGCTATTCGTAAAACCATCTGTGATTGGGAAGGGGGAAGAGAACCTCCTAATGACCCGTGTCTGAGGGGAGAGAAGGACCCCAAAGGAGGCTTTGATATCAAAGTTCCTCGTCGCGCTGTTGGCCCCTCAAGCACACAGGTCAGTCAAATAGTTTTTGCAACATAGAagatatttattgatatttgtGGTGTTGTATTGCCTGTAAAGCAAAGTTTGTTTCTGATCCTTCCTGTTTTGCAGCTCTACATGGTGCGCACCATGCTGGAGTCTCTCATCGCTGATAAAAGTGGCTCTAAGAAGACTCTTCGCAGCAGTCTGGATGGCCCCATCGTTCAGGCCATCGAGGACTTCCACAAGCAGTCTTTCTTCTTCACCCACCTCCTGAACTTTAGTGGTGAGACAACAgtaacatttttctattttgaaAGGCTATCAGTGCATATTCATGATTTTCTTGGCAAAAGAGAATAGACTgagagaaatgttttatttctttcatgACGTTCTCATTCTCTCCTGATCGGCTGTCAGAGGCCCTGCAGCAGTGCTGTGATCTGTCCCAACTCTGGTTCCGAGAGTTCTTCCTGGAGCTCACCATGGGCCGTCGCATCCAGTTCCCCATTGAGATGTCCATGCCTTGGATCCTCACCGATCACATTCTGGAGACCAAAGAGCCCTCCATGATGGAGTATGTGCCATATACATAACGTTCATATTGATCATTAAGTACATTTccattcaaaactttggggtcagtttttttttttttttttttttttttatatatatacatttaccaAGAATGCagtaaattgtttaaaagtgacaaatacatttataatgttacaaatgaatgcttttctttttgaaatttctattcatcaaagaatattcaaattcatcttctgaacacaaattaagatatttttgatgaaatccaagagctctctgaaatcttaccaaccccaaacttttgatcagtAGTGTATGTGAACATTGACCAATTGTGTCTGTCTGAATGTATcatttttttgacagaaatCTTTTTCCCCCCTCAGATATGTGTTGTATCCGTTGGACCTTTATAATGACAGTGGTTATTATGCCCTCACCAAATTCAAGAAGCAGTTCCTCTATGATGAGATAGAGGCCGAGGTGGGGTGTCACAGATTTATctagcatttattaacatgtcttccattcaaaaatgtgtcttattaagtaaaaactaaagcaatctcttttctttttaggtcaacctgtgttttgatcagttTGTATACAAGTTAGCTGACCAGATATTTGCCTACTACAAAGCAATGGCTGGAAGGTAACAATATTCCttccttattttaaatgttagtgCTGTTTCTCATGCTAGTTAAggtcaaagtgaggacattagTCTGCTAGATGGGTTTTTTGATCTTTGAATGGATTGTATGGTTCTTTCTCTTCCTCACAGTGTCCTCCTAGACAAACGCTTCCGTGCGGAGTGTAAGAACTATGGTGTGATCATTCCATACCCGCCCTCAAACCGCTACGAGACACTGCTCAAACAGAGACATGTGCAGGTGTCACACAATTCTACCATTTGAATGGGCAACTCAAAATTGTTGTTCTATTTAGTGAATTAATAACTGataataaatgcatttcaaTCTCTGTTGTTATGATCTGTAAGTATGTGTGTTGCAGTTTCAATGAATAACAAATTTACTTTCACTCTggatataacataacatatttttgtttgtgttttatagcTGCTGGGTCGCTCCATTGACCTGAACAGGTTGATAACTCAGAGGATCTCAGCGGCCATGTACAAATCTCTGGATCAGGCCATCAGCCGCTTTGAGAGCGAGGACCTCACCTCCATAGTGGTATAATATAACCTCCATAACCTCTGTTTATTCAGTGACAAACTTGCGgacaaatttttttatttatttatttttttctctccatactttgaaagtaaatggggcccatcaactgtttggttacccatattcttttgtgaaaaatatcttcttttctgttcagaagaagaaagaaaattcaTACGGGGTTGGAACAACTTGAaagtgattaaatgatgacagaattttcattttgggtgaattatccctttaaccctataaagcctaacatataaaataatagttaaaaaatattaataaaaagaatttttttaatgaaatggtttgttgaaaaaaaaaaaaaaaaagaaaaagtagtagtatcatatttgatacatcaggcttttatggctcatatagtatgatatgtgagaatatggagctcgagaagggggaaaaaatgcccAAACTGATTAataatatgcaatttggtgcagttgctgatatttatatgaccaaaaagatgaaattctgatgtaaatcaatgagatctttataacggTGTAGCAGACTACTCACAtaacatataaatatcagttttcTCTCTATATTTCACAACAATGTTTTAGTAaggtgatatttaaatgcttagttttatgatcagaactctgtagtttttattttgtggggcaaaacatatataaattaatgcagTGGTGATTGAGAGATATACAAATAGGCAAAATCCTGATGTATCATGTTTGaaactcacattttaacatgatatttctaaaaaaaaaaatatatgcttGAATTTGCCTAATTCCAGttagtgttcatcttgaaatattgctaacaaaataaaagctatatttactttataaaaacagtaaagatttcacagcaaaaagatgTGAACCACAACCTGTTTttagaattatactaaaaggccttttaatAAACGTATAAAGTATCAGTCAGACAAGAGAAGGCAAAGTTTGTTCAGCAAagtttttgatcatgttgacaatttagaggccttagaaatttgcgtatcaaatatgatacagtaggctttgTAGGGTTAATATTAGACTGACAAAAGTGTTatgatttataaatttaaaGACTCTAAGGACttgtaaaattatgttttggtcatgtgtgtttcaggagcTTGAATGGCTGATGGAAATCAACAGGTTGACTCATCGTCTGCTATCTAAGCACATGACCCTGGACAGTTTTGACGCCATGTTCCGTGAGGCCAACCACAACGTGTCTGCTCCGTACGGGCGCATCACGCTGCACGTCTTCTGGGAACTCAACTTTGACTTCTTACCAAACTACTGTTACAATGGCTCCACCAACAGGTCAGTGACCATAAGTTGTAGATACATATCCCTACTAATGTGGTTCATTATAGATgacagtgtttaaaaaaaaggtgAATCTCATGGAACAGGTTTGTGCGGACAGCTATTCCATTCACCCAGGAGCCTCAGAGGGACAAGCCTGCAAATGTCCAGCCTTACTACTTGTATGGCTCCAAGGTCTGTAAGCAGCATGATTAGTTCATGTGAAGACTTGAATGTGTTTCATACAGTGTACTAGAGAACATTGATGTCTATTAATAAACATCTCGCTCTGTTTTTCAGCCTCTGAACATTGCTTACTCCCACATCTACAGTTCCTACAGGAACTTTGTGGGTCCTCCACACTTCAAAACAATCTGCCGTCTTCTTGGTTACCAGGGCATCGCTGTGGTGATGGAGGAGCTGCTCAAGATAGTCAAGAGCTTGGTATTTTTTATCTTTCTGCTTAGTGTACattaattttctttctcttAGCCATTGCACTCCCAtaaaatctgaatttttttatttttttttggactaAATATTTGCCACAATTTAGAGAGAATTTCTTTTTTCACTCGTCCTGTctatctgcattttttttttcagttgcaaGGCACCATCCTGCAGTATGTGAAGACCCTCATAGAGGTGATGCCTAAGATCTGCCGTCTACCTCGTCACGAGTACGGCTCTCCAGGTGAGATCAGCACTAATACTAATAAtctttatgttatgttatgttatgttataatgttattaaGCAAGGcaataataaaaagatttaataataataataataataataataataaataaaatgtatatgctcTGTAAGCAAAGTGTCttcaaaatgcataaatgtaattatattagGCCTGTCGATTTAATGTGTTCATTTAGTGCaatgaattaatgaaaacacttcataaaacatattgtatagCTTGTTAGGATGAATGTCAGATCTAGCCTGGAGTGTTTTTGATATTATATAATATGGAACATTTGTCAG
Encoded proteins:
- the cyfip2 gene encoding cytoplasmic FMR1-interacting protein 2 isoform X2; the protein is MTTHVTLEDALSNVDLLEELPLPDQQPCIEPPPSSIMYQANFDTNFEDRNAFVTGIARYIEQATVHSSMNEMLEEGHEYAVMLYTWRSCSRAIPQVKCNEQPNRVEIYEKTVEVLEPEVTKLMKFMYFQRKAIERFCSEVKRLCHAERRKDFVSEAYLLTLGKFINMFAVLDELKNMKCSVKNDHSAYKRAAQFLRKMADPQSIQESQNLSMFLANHNRITQCLHQQLEVIPGYEELLADIVNICVDYYENKMYLTPSEKHMLLKVMGFGLYLMDGNVSNIYKLDAKKRINLSKIDKFFKLQVVPLFGDMQIELSRYIETSAHYEENKSKWTCTQSSISPQYNLCEQMVQIREDHIRFISELARYSNSEVVTGSGLDSQKSDEEYRELFDLALRGLQLLSKWSTHVMEVYSWKLVHPTDKFCNKDCPGTAEEYERATRYNYTSEEKFALVEVIAMIKGLQVLMGRMESVFNQAIRHTIYSALQDFAQVTLREPLRQAVRKKKNVLISVLQAIRKTICDWEGGREPPNDPCLRGEKDPKGGFDIKVPRRAVGPSSTQLYMVRTMLESLIADKSGSKKTLRSSLDGPIVQAIEDFHKQSFFFTHLLNFSEALQQCCDLSQLWFREFFLELTMGRRIQFPIEMSMPWILTDHILETKEPSMMEYVLYPLDLYNDSGYYALTKFKKQFLYDEIEAEVNLCFDQFVYKLADQIFAYYKAMAGSVLLDKRFRAECKNYGVIIPYPPSNRYETLLKQRHVQLLGRSIDLNRLITQRISAAMYKSLDQAISRFESEDLTSIVELEWLMEINRLTHRLLSKHMTLDSFDAMFREANHNVSAPYGRITLHVFWELNFDFLPNYCYNGSTNRFVRTAIPFTQEPQRDKPANVQPYYLYGSKPLNIAYSHIYSSYRNFVGPPHFKTICRLLGYQGIAVVMEELLKIVKSLLQGTILQYVKTLIEVMPKICRLPRHEYGSPGILEFFHHQLKDIIEYAELKTDVFQSLREVGNAILFCLLIEQALVVRN
- the cyfip2 gene encoding cytoplasmic FMR1-interacting protein 2 isoform X1; translated protein: MTTHVTLEDALSNVDLLEELPLPDQQPCIEPPPSSIMYQANFDTNFEDRNAFVTGIARYIEQATVHSSMNEMLEEGHEYAVMLYTWRSCSRAIPQVKCNEQPNRVEIYEKTVEVLEPEVTKLMKFMYFQRKAIERFCSEVKRLCHAERRKDFVSEAYLLTLGKFINMFAVLDELKNMKCSVKNDHSAYKRAAQFLRKMADPQSIQESQNLSMFLANHNRITQCLHQQLEVIPGYEELLADIVNICVDYYENKMYLTPSEKHMLLKVMGFGLYLMDGNVSNIYKLDAKKRINLSKIDKFFKLQVVPLFGDMQIELSRYIETSAHYEENKSKWTCTQSSISPQYNLCEQMVQIREDHIRFISELARYSNSEVVTGSGLDSQKSDEEYRELFDLALRGLQLLSKWSTHVMEVYSWKLVHPTDKFCNKDCPGTAEEYERATRYNYTSEEKFALVEVIAMIKGLQVLMGRMESVFNQAIRHTIYSALQDFAQVTLREPLRQAVRKKKNVLISVLQAIRKTICDWEGGREPPNDPCLRGEKDPKGGFDIKVPRRAVGPSSTQLYMVRTMLESLIADKSGSKKTLRSSLDGPIVQAIEDFHKQSFFFTHLLNFSEALQQCCDLSQLWFREFFLELTMGRRIQFPIEMSMPWILTDHILETKEPSMMEYVLYPLDLYNDSGYYALTKFKKQFLYDEIEAEVNLCFDQFVYKLADQIFAYYKAMAGSVLLDKRFRAECKNYGVIIPYPPSNRYETLLKQRHVQLLGRSIDLNRLITQRISAAMYKSLDQAISRFESEDLTSIVELEWLMEINRLTHRLLSKHMTLDSFDAMFREANHNVSAPYGRITLHVFWELNFDFLPNYCYNGSTNRFVRTAIPFTQEPQRDKPANVQPYYLYGSKPLNIAYSHIYSSYRNFVGPPHFKTICRLLGYQGIAVVMEELLKIVKSLLQGTILQYVKTLIEVMPKICRLPRHEYGSPGILEFFHHQLKDIIEYAELKTDVFQSLREVGNAILFCLLIEQALSQEEVCDLLHAAPFQNILPRVYIKEGERLEVRMKRLEAKYAPLHLVPLIERLGTPQQIAIAREGDLLTKERLCCGLSMFEVILTRIRSFLQDSVWRGPPPTNGVMHVDECMEFHRLWSAMQFVYCIPVGTHEFTAEQCFGDGLNWAGCAIIVLLGQQRRFDLFDFCYHLLKVQRQDGKDEIIKNVPLKKMADRIRKYQILNNEIFAILNKYMKAVETDSSTVEHVRCFQPPIHQSLATTC